Proteins encoded within one genomic window of Pararhizobium capsulatum DSM 1112:
- a CDS encoding class I SAM-dependent methyltransferase, translated as MKDRGSKGKTGGKGGGAGKPAGRSSSSAPLRAGASRVAGRPAPKPRPHVEEQSARPANGRPEKARPEKSVERSAAAESEQRPLLVLREGEKPGERVPIILETKGSSDYHLIDSGHGLKLEQYGPYRIVRPEAQALWPPGLPVHVWDKADAFFTGDTDEDGIGRWRVSREALGETWPMRILDADFYGRFTAFRHVGVFPEQLAHWSWMKNEVETAGRPLKVLNLFGYTGVASLIAAKAGAEVTHVDASKKAIGWARENQALGRAESLPIRWICEDAMKFIQREARRGSRYDIILTDPPKFGRGPNGEVWQLFDHLADMLDICREILSPQARGLVLTAYSIRASFYSIHELMRDTMRGRGGVVESGELILREGGLDGKTPARALSTSLFSRWVPK; from the coding sequence GTGAAAGACAGAGGCTCCAAGGGAAAAACTGGTGGTAAGGGTGGTGGCGCGGGCAAGCCTGCCGGCCGCTCGTCCTCTTCGGCACCGTTGCGGGCCGGAGCCAGTCGTGTTGCGGGCCGCCCGGCGCCAAAGCCGCGTCCGCATGTCGAGGAGCAGAGCGCCCGTCCTGCCAATGGTCGTCCCGAGAAGGCACGCCCCGAAAAGAGTGTGGAACGATCCGCCGCGGCGGAGAGTGAGCAGCGTCCCCTGCTTGTCCTGCGCGAAGGCGAGAAACCGGGCGAACGCGTGCCGATCATTCTCGAAACCAAGGGTTCGAGCGATTATCACCTCATCGACAGCGGTCATGGGCTGAAGCTGGAGCAATACGGCCCCTACCGGATCGTGCGCCCGGAAGCGCAGGCACTTTGGCCGCCGGGGCTTCCCGTCCATGTCTGGGACAAGGCGGATGCTTTCTTCACCGGCGACACAGATGAAGACGGCATCGGGCGCTGGCGGGTTTCCAGGGAAGCGCTGGGCGAGACCTGGCCGATGCGCATTCTCGATGCGGATTTCTACGGTCGCTTCACCGCCTTCCGCCATGTCGGCGTCTTTCCCGAACAGCTTGCTCACTGGAGCTGGATGAAAAACGAGGTCGAGACGGCAGGAAGGCCGCTGAAGGTCCTGAACCTCTTCGGCTATACCGGCGTTGCCTCACTGATCGCCGCCAAGGCGGGGGCGGAAGTGACCCATGTCGACGCCTCGAAGAAGGCGATCGGCTGGGCGCGGGAGAACCAGGCGCTCGGCCGGGCCGAAAGCCTGCCGATCCGCTGGATCTGCGAAGACGCGATGAAGTTCATCCAGCGTGAAGCGCGTCGCGGCAGCCGCTATGACATCATCCTCACCGATCCGCCGAAATTCGGCCGTGGTCCCAATGGCGAAGTCTGGCAACTGTTCGACCATCTGGCCGATATGCTCGACATCTGCCGCGAAATCCTGTCGCCGCAGGCGCGTGGCCTCGTGCTGACGGCCTATTCGATCCGGGCAAGCTTCTATTCGATCCATGAGCTGATGCGCGACACCATGCGCGGCCGCGGCGGGGTGGTCGAGTCGGGCGAGCTTATCCTGCGCGAGGGCGGCCTTGACGGCAAGACGCCGGCCCGCGCGCTTTCCACCTCCCTTTTCAGCCGATGGGTACCGAAATGA
- a CDS encoding TrmH family RNA methyltransferase, protein MSHDNHHDGGPRRASSQRVGQVKEVTSLTNPIIKDIKALAQKKTRDETRSFLAEGLKLVIDALELGWTIKTLVYAKAAKGKPQVEQVALKTVSHGGLVLEVSEKVLSSITRRDNPQMVVGIFEQRYKNLRDVKPAAGETYVALDRVRDPGNLGTIIRTADAAGASGVILLGETTDPFSLETVRATMGSVFAMPVIRASNAEFIKWHKSSGVRVVATHLAGAVDYRTIDYRSRPVVILMGNEQAGLPDELAKEADALARIPQQGRADSLNLGIATGIMLFEVRRHLLALDGKA, encoded by the coding sequence ATGAGCCATGACAACCACCACGATGGCGGCCCGCGTCGCGCGAGTTCCCAGCGGGTAGGGCAGGTGAAGGAAGTCACCAGCCTCACCAATCCGATCATCAAGGACATCAAGGCTCTCGCCCAGAAGAAGACCCGCGATGAAACCCGCAGCTTCCTCGCTGAAGGCCTGAAGCTGGTGATCGATGCGCTGGAACTCGGCTGGACGATCAAGACGCTGGTTTACGCCAAAGCTGCCAAGGGCAAGCCGCAGGTCGAGCAGGTGGCCTTGAAGACCGTTTCCCACGGCGGGCTGGTACTCGAAGTCAGCGAGAAAGTGCTATCCTCGATCACCCGCCGCGACAATCCGCAGATGGTCGTCGGTATTTTCGAGCAGCGCTACAAGAACCTCAGGGACGTGAAGCCGGCAGCGGGCGAGACCTATGTCGCGCTCGACCGGGTACGCGACCCCGGCAATCTCGGCACGATCATTCGCACGGCGGATGCAGCCGGGGCATCCGGCGTCATCCTGCTGGGTGAAACGACCGATCCGTTTTCGCTGGAAACCGTGCGTGCCACCATGGGCTCGGTTTTCGCGATGCCGGTGATCCGCGCCAGCAATGCCGAGTTCATCAAGTGGCATAAGTCATCCGGCGTGCGCGTGGTCGCCACCCATCTTGCCGGCGCGGTCGATTACCGCACCATCGATTATCGCTCCAGGCCTGTCGTCATACTCATGGGCAACGAGCAGGCCGGCCTGCCGGACGAACTGGCGAAGGAGGCCGATGCGCTGGCCCGCATTCCGCAGCAGGGCAGGGCGGATTCGCTCAATCTCGGCATCGCCACCGGCATCATGCTGTTCGAGGTACGCCGCCATCTTCTCGCATTGGACGGCAAGGCATGA
- the lspA gene encoding signal peptidase II, whose amino-acid sequence MNERTALFSRPVPIAVFIILAVMLDQLVKVAVEMWLPFGEDVALLPVLALHRIYNYGVAFSMLDHMEGWFIVGMRLIVVAFVLWLWRRTPGNRTFAHLGYAMIIAGALGNLVDRLLFGYVIDYIRFHTENWSFAVFNLADGFISIGAGAIILDELLQPKSKDR is encoded by the coding sequence ATGAACGAACGGACGGCACTTTTCTCCCGGCCGGTTCCGATCGCGGTCTTCATCATCCTTGCCGTCATGCTCGACCAGCTTGTGAAGGTTGCCGTCGAGATGTGGCTTCCCTTTGGCGAAGACGTGGCGCTCTTGCCGGTGCTGGCACTGCACCGGATCTACAATTACGGCGTTGCCTTCTCGATGCTCGACCATATGGAAGGCTGGTTCATCGTCGGCATGCGGCTGATCGTCGTCGCCTTCGTGCTCTGGCTCTGGCGGCGCACGCCGGGCAACCGCACCTTCGCCCATCTCGGCTATGCGATGATCATTGCCGGCGCGCTCGGCAACCTCGTCGACCGGCTGCTGTTCGGCTATGTAATCGACTACATCCGCTTCCACACCGAAAACTGGTCCTTCGCCGTCTTCAATCTGGCCGACGGTTTCATCAGCATCGGTGCCGGCGCCATCATCCTCGACGAACTCCTGCAGCCGAAAAGCAAGGATCGTTAA
- a CDS encoding hybrid sensor histidine kinase/response regulator — MGELSNLHHRISRELVAQGHPFGDRYRTTASVEDDIEDLELETPETALPERYSVLKPALAGAGLLCSAAVLGTGADAGYELLSGGLALAGMAGAAVLLIDWYRSLKSTSPIAVNVPLSERVSDRKWERSEASGLLSTIHDALGDIALVREPAGKIVEANGVFRRVTGQSRPEGMTCEALGIEFEPMPEPHHYRVRIATVIGLRVFDWHDVMARQSGSGMLMMHSIARDITEESRVARESDDARRRAENASQAKSRLLATVSHEIRTPLSGILGVTHLISQTRLTGEQKNYLAGMRQSGHALVQLVDDLLDFSSIEAGRFQLRPSQEAVRHTIESVVEMLSSRAHEKGIEIGATISASVPGLLEFDAARLRQVLFNVIGNAVKFTHTGGVFVSADLVGSTLLVRVEDTGPGMNREEQARVFDEFEQAGDNLQRSGGSGLGLAISRRIIEQFGGSLTLSSEPGRGTTFDIRFPVNACERPASAHGRKGTLEGSRVLVMAPGGPASRALFETVTTLGGHCVRAETFGDAQIHAGWAASGQASLTDIIVDHRHAAQFRRLLADLPGLAQLNLRRIYLVNPEERNGRPMNQIDGYQAWLIRPLRERSLVEVLRGRMKGMEVRDAINDNRPMLREVPTLRIEPARQGVLLAEDDPVNALIIRSILEKAGHTVRPVGDFGALATVLFDAPASERMMPELIVTDLNMPGGTGLDMLERLRQEERTGYRRGSIPVIVLTSDTSDETRETLIAAGASAVLPKPVEPARLTAEIERLLR; from the coding sequence ATGGGCGAACTGTCGAACCTTCATCACCGTATTTCGCGCGAACTCGTCGCGCAGGGCCATCCGTTTGGCGACCGCTACCGGACAACAGCTTCGGTTGAAGACGATATCGAGGATCTGGAGCTCGAGACGCCCGAAACAGCTTTACCCGAGCGTTATTCCGTCCTGAAGCCAGCCCTTGCGGGGGCGGGACTTCTCTGCTCCGCCGCCGTGCTCGGCACGGGCGCGGACGCGGGTTACGAGCTTCTCTCCGGCGGGCTTGCCCTGGCCGGCATGGCCGGCGCGGCAGTGTTGCTGATTGACTGGTATCGCTCGTTGAAATCCACATCTCCGATCGCCGTAAACGTGCCGTTGAGCGAGCGCGTCAGCGATCGCAAATGGGAACGCAGCGAAGCCTCCGGGCTGCTATCGACAATCCACGACGCGCTTGGCGACATTGCGCTCGTACGCGAGCCCGCTGGCAAGATCGTCGAGGCCAATGGCGTGTTCCGTCGCGTGACGGGGCAATCTCGCCCGGAAGGCATGACCTGCGAGGCGCTCGGGATCGAATTCGAACCAATGCCCGAACCACATCACTACCGGGTGCGGATCGCGACGGTCATCGGCCTGCGCGTCTTCGACTGGCATGATGTCATGGCCCGCCAGTCGGGCAGCGGCATGTTGATGATGCACAGCATTGCCCGCGATATCACCGAAGAAAGCCGGGTGGCGCGCGAGAGCGACGACGCCCGCCGACGCGCGGAAAATGCCAGCCAGGCGAAATCGCGGCTGCTTGCGACTGTCAGCCATGAAATCCGCACGCCCCTGTCCGGCATTCTCGGCGTCACCCACCTGATCAGCCAGACGCGCCTGACCGGCGAACAGAAGAACTACCTTGCCGGCATGCGCCAGTCGGGCCACGCACTCGTCCAGCTTGTCGATGACCTGCTTGACTTCTCCTCTATCGAGGCAGGCCGCTTCCAGCTCCGTCCATCGCAGGAAGCGGTGCGCCACACCATCGAAAGCGTGGTGGAGATGCTGTCGAGCCGCGCCCATGAGAAGGGCATCGAGATCGGCGCAACCATCAGCGCCAGTGTGCCGGGACTGCTTGAGTTCGATGCCGCCCGGCTTCGGCAAGTTCTGTTCAACGTCATCGGCAATGCCGTGAAATTCACCCACACGGGCGGCGTCTTCGTCAGCGCCGATCTGGTCGGCAGCACGCTTCTTGTTCGTGTTGAGGATACCGGTCCGGGCATGAACCGCGAAGAGCAGGCGCGTGTTTTCGACGAGTTCGAGCAGGCGGGTGATAATCTCCAACGCAGCGGCGGTTCAGGCCTCGGGCTTGCGATCTCACGGCGGATCATCGAGCAATTCGGCGGCAGCCTGACGCTCTCCAGCGAGCCGGGCAGGGGAACCACGTTCGATATCCGCTTTCCGGTCAATGCCTGCGAGCGGCCGGCCTCGGCCCACGGCCGCAAGGGCACGCTGGAGGGATCGCGCGTTCTGGTCATGGCGCCAGGCGGACCTGCATCCCGCGCCCTCTTCGAAACCGTGACGACGCTTGGCGGGCATTGCGTGCGTGCCGAAACCTTCGGCGATGCGCAGATACATGCGGGGTGGGCGGCATCCGGCCAGGCATCGCTCACCGATATCATCGTCGATCATCGCCATGCCGCGCAGTTCCGCCGGTTGTTGGCCGATCTTCCCGGTCTGGCGCAGCTCAATCTCCGGCGCATCTACCTCGTCAATCCGGAAGAGCGCAACGGTCGTCCGATGAACCAGATCGATGGCTATCAGGCATGGCTGATCCGGCCCCTGCGCGAGCGGTCGCTTGTCGAGGTTTTGAGGGGACGGATGAAGGGTATGGAAGTGCGCGACGCGATCAACGACAACAGGCCGATGCTGCGCGAAGTGCCAACCCTGCGCATCGAACCCGCGCGCCAGGGGGTGCTTCTTGCTGAAGACGATCCGGTCAATGCGCTGATCATACGCTCGATTCTTGAAAAGGCCGGACATACCGTCCGGCCGGTGGGGGATTTCGGGGCGCTTGCGACGGTGCTCTTCGATGCGCCGGCATCCGAGCGCATGATGCCGGAACTGATCGTTACCGATCTGAACATGCCCGGCGGCACGGGTCTCGACATGCTCGAGCGCTTGCGCCAGGAAGAGCGAACGGGGTACCGCCGTGGCTCTATCCCGGTGATCGTATTGACATCGGACACGAGCGACGAAACCCGGGAAACCCTGATCGCGGCAGGCGCCAGCGCCGTGCTTCCAAAGCCGGTGGAACCGGCGCGGTTGACGGCAGAAATAGAGCGTCTGCTCAGATGA
- a CDS encoding GNAT family N-acetyltransferase produces the protein MTIEILDRTGLIEQPQLRVRTSVAPAGDILGRIGTLETRLARSNSEIDAAQAVRYRVFVEEMKAKPTPDAARRKRDIDAWDVVCDHLLVLDTAIEGDAEEQIVGTYRILRQDVARRTGGFYSASEFEIESLLDRHPGKSFMELGRSCVLPDYRTKRTVELLWQGNWAYALKHGVDAMFGCGSFPGNIPEVHALALSFLHHTVAVSGEWQVSARPELFRTMDLMPAEAINTRKALSALPPLIKGYMRLGAMVGEGAVVDHAFKTTDVLIVLPINNISGRYLNYYGADATRFAS, from the coding sequence ATGACGATAGAAATCTTGGATCGGACCGGCTTGATTGAGCAGCCGCAGTTGCGCGTCCGGACTTCTGTGGCTCCTGCTGGAGACATCCTTGGCCGGATCGGCACGCTGGAAACCCGGCTTGCGCGTTCCAACTCCGAGATCGATGCCGCACAGGCCGTTCGCTACCGCGTCTTCGTCGAAGAGATGAAGGCAAAGCCGACGCCGGATGCTGCGCGCCGAAAGCGCGATATCGACGCATGGGATGTCGTCTGCGACCATCTGCTGGTGCTTGACACCGCCATCGAAGGCGATGCCGAAGAACAGATCGTCGGCACCTACCGCATTCTGCGCCAGGACGTTGCACGTCGCACCGGGGGCTTTTATTCGGCCTCGGAATTCGAGATCGAGTCACTCCTCGACCGCCATCCTGGCAAGAGTTTCATGGAGCTTGGCCGCTCCTGCGTCCTGCCCGACTATCGCACCAAACGGACGGTCGAGCTGCTCTGGCAGGGCAATTGGGCCTATGCGTTGAAGCACGGCGTCGATGCGATGTTCGGCTGTGGTTCCTTCCCCGGCAATATTCCGGAAGTGCATGCGCTGGCGCTGTCCTTCCTTCATCACACCGTTGCTGTCAGTGGCGAGTGGCAGGTTTCCGCCCGCCCGGAGCTGTTTCGAACAATGGACCTGATGCCGGCGGAAGCGATCAATACGCGCAAGGCGCTGTCTGCCCTGCCGCCGCTCATCAAGGGTTACATGCGCCTCGGTGCGATGGTCGGCGAGGGCGCTGTCGTCGACCACGCCTTCAAGACGACCGATGTGCTGATCGTCCTGCCGATCAACAACATTTCCGGCCGGTACCTCAACTACTATGGCGCGGATGCAACACGTTTCGCCAGTTAA
- a CDS encoding NADP-dependent malic enzyme, whose protein sequence is MAEDGKANRNARSVTDQEALDFHSQGRPGKLEISPTKPMATQRDLSLAYSPGVAVPVKAIAADPAKAYDYTTRGNMVAVISNGTAILGLGNLGALASKPVMEGKSVLFKRFADVDSIDLEVDTENVDEFINCVRFLGPSFGGINLEDIKAPDCFIIEQKLREVMDIPVFHDDQHGTAIIAAAGLINALTLTGRDFKTTKLVCNGAGAAAIACVELIKSMGFTAENITLCDTKGIIYQGRTEGMNQWKSAHALKTDKRTLVEAMDGADVVFGLSGKGTLSQDMIRSMAPRPIIFAMANPDPEITPEEVADIRDDAIVATGRSDYPNQVNNVLGFPYIFRGALDVHATTINEAMKIAAAQALASLAKEDVPDDVAAAYQGNRPRFGPQYIIPVPFDPRLISAIPVAVAKAAMESGVARKPIPDLAAYGRQLSARRDPIASTLQRIYERVRRQPKRIVFAEGEEVRMMRSALAYANQDLGTALLLGREDRMREIAEREGIDLDRPGIELVNARLSKRTGAYTDYLYARLQRKGYLFRDAQRLINNDRNHFAACMVAMGDADGMVTGITRNYSTALDDVRRCIDPKPGHRVIGVSLALCRGRTVLVADTAVHDMPTAQELADIAEEAAGLARRLGYFPRVAMLAYSTFGHPSGERSERVREAVDILDKRRVDFEYDGEMGADVALNAQVMEQYPFCRLSGTANVLVMPAFHSASISTKMLQELGGSTVIGPLLVGLDKSVQIVSMAAKDSDIVNMAALAAHNAGM, encoded by the coding sequence ATGGCCGAAGACGGCAAAGCCAATCGCAATGCACGCAGCGTAACCGACCAGGAAGCCCTCGATTTCCATTCCCAGGGACGCCCCGGCAAGCTGGAGATTTCGCCGACCAAGCCGATGGCGACCCAGCGCGACCTGTCGCTTGCCTATTCGCCGGGCGTTGCGGTGCCCGTCAAGGCGATCGCCGCCGATCCGGCAAAGGCCTACGACTATACGACCCGCGGCAACATGGTGGCCGTCATTTCCAACGGCACCGCCATTCTCGGCCTCGGCAACCTCGGCGCGCTGGCGTCCAAGCCGGTCATGGAAGGCAAGTCGGTGCTGTTCAAGCGCTTTGCCGACGTCGATTCCATCGACCTTGAGGTCGACACCGAAAATGTCGACGAGTTCATCAACTGCGTGCGCTTCCTCGGCCCCTCCTTCGGCGGCATCAATCTCGAAGACATCAAGGCGCCGGACTGTTTCATCATCGAGCAGAAACTGCGCGAGGTCATGGATATCCCGGTATTCCATGACGACCAGCACGGCACTGCCATTATCGCCGCTGCCGGCCTGATCAACGCGCTCACACTGACGGGCCGCGATTTCAAGACGACGAAGCTCGTCTGCAACGGCGCGGGCGCTGCCGCGATCGCCTGCGTCGAGCTGATCAAGTCCATGGGCTTTACGGCCGAGAACATCACGCTCTGCGACACCAAGGGCATCATCTATCAGGGCCGCACCGAAGGCATGAACCAGTGGAAATCCGCCCATGCCCTCAAGACGGACAAGCGCACGCTCGTCGAAGCGATGGATGGCGCAGACGTGGTCTTCGGTCTCTCCGGCAAGGGCACGCTGTCGCAGGACATGATCCGCTCGATGGCGCCTCGGCCGATCATCTTCGCCATGGCCAATCCGGACCCGGAAATCACCCCGGAGGAAGTCGCCGATATCCGTGACGACGCCATCGTCGCGACGGGCCGTTCCGACTACCCGAACCAGGTCAACAACGTTCTCGGCTTCCCCTATATCTTCCGCGGCGCGCTCGACGTGCATGCCACCACCATCAACGAGGCGATGAAAATTGCGGCCGCCCAGGCGCTGGCGAGCCTTGCCAAGGAAGACGTGCCGGATGATGTCGCCGCTGCCTATCAGGGCAACCGGCCCCGTTTCGGTCCGCAATACATCATTCCCGTGCCCTTCGATCCCCGCCTGATCTCGGCCATTCCGGTCGCTGTCGCCAAGGCGGCGATGGAAAGTGGCGTTGCCCGCAAGCCGATCCCGGATCTTGCCGCCTATGGCCGCCAGCTGTCGGCGCGGCGCGACCCGATCGCCTCCACCCTGCAGCGCATCTACGAGCGCGTCCGCCGCCAGCCGAAGCGCATCGTCTTTGCCGAAGGCGAAGAAGTCAGGATGATGCGCTCGGCGCTCGCCTATGCCAACCAGGATCTCGGCACCGCCCTTCTGCTCGGCCGCGAGGACCGGATGCGCGAAATAGCCGAGCGCGAGGGTATCGACCTCGACCGGCCCGGCATCGAGCTGGTCAACGCCCGCCTTTCCAAGCGCACCGGCGCCTATACCGACTATCTCTATGCCCGCCTGCAGCGGAAGGGCTATCTCTTCCGCGATGCCCAGCGCCTGATCAACAACGACCGCAACCATTTTGCCGCCTGCATGGTGGCGATGGGCGATGCCGATGGCATGGTGACGGGCATCACCCGCAACTATTCCACCGCGCTCGATGACGTGCGTCGCTGCATCGATCCGAAACCCGGCCACCGGGTGATCGGCGTGTCGCTGGCGCTCTGCCGCGGCCGCACGGTGCTTGTTGCCGATACGGCGGTGCACGACATGCCCACCGCGCAGGAACTTGCCGATATCGCCGAGGAAGCCGCAGGCCTTGCCCGCCGTCTCGGCTATTTTCCGCGCGTGGCGATGCTTGCCTATTCGACCTTCGGCCATCCTTCCGGTGAACGCTCGGAGCGGGTACGCGAGGCCGTCGATATCCTCGACAAGCGCCGCGTGGATTTTGAGTATGACGGGGAAATGGGAGCCGACGTTGCGCTCAATGCCCAGGTCATGGAGCAATACCCCTTCTGCCGCCTGTCAGGCACAGCAAACGTGCTGGTCATGCCGGCTTTCCACTCGGCTTCGATCTCCACCAAGATGCTGCAGGAACTCGGTGGCTCGACCGTGATAGGCCCGCTGCTTGTCGGCCTCGACAAGTCGGTGCAGATCGTCTCGATGGCGGCCAAGGATTCGGATATCGTCAACATGGCGGCACTGGCCGCCCATAATGCCGGGATGTAA
- the mutS gene encoding DNA mismatch repair protein MutS — MTFLNDPTSRNSEVLSAAQLATEESRSTATPMMEQYIEIKANNPGSLLFYRMGDFYELFFQDAVEASRALGITLTKRGQHLGQDIPMCGVPVHAADDYLQKLIVRGFRVAVCEQVEDPAEAKKRGSKSVVKRDVVRLVTPGTITEDKLLSPSETNYLMALARIRSGGEPLLALAWIDISTGVFRLAETTESRLLADILRIDPAELILADTVFHDPELRPVVDTLGRVAVPQPGVLFDSASAEDRISRYYGVKTLDGFGGFSRAEMAAASAAIAYVEKTQFSERPPLGIPERESGASTLFIDPATRTNLELVKTQSGDRNGTLLKALDRTVTGGGARLLAERLMSPLTDPERIAARLDSITALLDQPQLSADLRQALKHVPDMPRALSRLSLGRGGPRDLGAILSGTVAAGDVVRLLKSGNLSEELGLALDSIAGLPEELSQRLTAMLSDELPLLKRDGGFVRAGASVELDEVRALRDQSRRVIAGLQLNYAEETGIKSLKIKYNNVLGYFIEVTAGNAGPMTDSDAARASYIHRQTMANAMRFTTTELADLESKIANAADRALTIELEAFDALSALVVREAEAIKAAAFALSTIDVAVGLASLAEEQGYCRPVVDASTMFAIEGGRHPVVEQALRRQSATVFVANGCDLSPRSGEGDGAIWLLTGPNMGGKSTFLRQNALIAIMAQMGSFVPATSAHIGIVDRLFSRVGASDDLARGRSTFMVEMVETAAILNQATDRSLVILDEIGRGTATFDGLSIAWAAVEHLHEGNRCRGLFATHFHELTVLSEKLGRLSNATMRVKEWDGDVIFLHEVGPGAADRSYGIQVARLAGLPASVVARAREVLAKLEDADRKNPASQLIDDLPLFQVAIRREEKAKAGPSKVEEALKSLNPDDMTPREAMDALYALKKQLGNA, encoded by the coding sequence ATGACTTTTCTGAACGACCCGACAAGCCGAAATTCCGAGGTTCTTTCTGCCGCCCAGCTGGCGACGGAGGAAAGCCGCTCGACCGCGACGCCGATGATGGAGCAGTATATCGAAATCAAGGCGAACAACCCGGGATCGCTCCTGTTCTACCGCATGGGCGATTTCTACGAGTTGTTCTTCCAGGATGCGGTCGAAGCCTCGCGTGCGCTCGGCATTACGTTGACGAAACGCGGCCAGCATCTCGGCCAGGATATCCCGATGTGCGGCGTGCCGGTCCATGCGGCCGACGACTATTTGCAGAAGCTGATCGTGCGCGGTTTCCGCGTCGCCGTCTGCGAGCAGGTCGAAGATCCGGCCGAAGCCAAGAAGCGCGGTTCGAAATCGGTGGTGAAGCGCGATGTCGTGCGTCTCGTCACACCGGGCACGATCACCGAAGACAAGCTGCTGTCGCCGTCCGAGACGAACTATCTGATGGCGCTCGCGCGCATCAGAAGTGGTGGCGAGCCGCTCCTGGCTCTTGCGTGGATCGATATTTCAACCGGCGTGTTCCGGCTTGCCGAGACGACGGAAAGCCGTCTGCTCGCGGATATCCTCCGCATCGACCCGGCCGAGCTGATCCTTGCAGATACGGTTTTTCACGATCCCGAATTGCGCCCGGTTGTCGATACCCTCGGCCGTGTCGCCGTACCGCAACCGGGCGTTCTCTTCGACAGTGCATCCGCCGAGGATCGCATCTCGCGCTACTACGGCGTCAAGACGCTCGATGGTTTCGGCGGCTTTTCCCGTGCGGAGATGGCGGCAGCATCGGCGGCAATCGCCTATGTCGAAAAGACCCAGTTTTCCGAACGCCCGCCGCTCGGCATTCCCGAGCGTGAAAGCGGCGCCTCGACGCTGTTCATCGATCCGGCGACGCGCACCAATCTCGAACTGGTCAAGACCCAATCGGGAGACCGTAACGGCACGCTGCTGAAGGCGCTTGACCGGACTGTCACCGGCGGCGGTGCGCGCCTGCTCGCCGAACGCCTGATGTCGCCGCTGACGGATCCCGAGCGCATCGCCGCACGGCTGGATTCGATCACCGCGCTGCTTGATCAGCCCCAGCTCTCGGCGGATCTGCGCCAGGCGCTGAAGCATGTGCCGGATATGCCGCGTGCCTTGTCACGCCTCTCGCTCGGCCGTGGCGGTCCGCGCGATCTTGGCGCTATCCTCTCCGGCACGGTCGCCGCCGGTGATGTCGTGCGCCTGCTCAAATCGGGCAATCTCTCCGAGGAGCTGGGCCTGGCGCTCGATTCCATCGCCGGCCTGCCGGAGGAGCTGTCGCAGCGCCTGACGGCGATGCTCTCCGACGAACTGCCGCTTCTGAAACGTGACGGCGGTTTCGTGCGGGCGGGGGCGAGTGTCGAACTCGACGAGGTCAGGGCCCTGCGCGACCAGTCGCGACGGGTGATCGCCGGGCTGCAGCTGAACTATGCCGAGGAAACCGGCATCAAGTCGCTGAAGATTAAATACAACAACGTGCTCGGCTATTTCATCGAGGTGACGGCTGGAAACGCCGGGCCGATGACCGACAGCGATGCGGCGCGTGCCAGCTACATCCATCGCCAGACGATGGCGAACGCCATGCGCTTCACGACGACCGAGCTTGCCGATCTCGAATCCAAGATCGCCAATGCCGCCGACCGGGCGCTGACCATCGAGCTCGAAGCCTTCGATGCGCTGAGCGCGCTTGTTGTCCGCGAGGCCGAGGCAATCAAGGCGGCGGCCTTCGCGCTATCGACCATCGATGTTGCCGTCGGTCTCGCAAGCCTTGCCGAAGAGCAGGGTTATTGCCGCCCGGTCGTCGATGCCTCCACGATGTTTGCAATTGAAGGTGGTCGCCATCCGGTGGTCGAGCAGGCACTGCGTCGCCAGTCGGCCACCGTTTTCGTTGCCAATGGGTGCGATCTTTCGCCCCGCAGCGGCGAGGGCGATGGCGCGATCTGGTTGCTGACCGGCCCGAACATGGGCGGTAAGTCGACCTTCTTGCGCCAGAACGCGTTGATCGCCATCATGGCCCAGATGGGCTCGTTCGTGCCGGCGACATCGGCCCATATCGGCATCGTCGACCGGCTGTTTTCCCGCGTCGGCGCCTCCGACGACCTGGCGCGCGGCCGCTCGACCTTCATGGTCGAGATGGTCGAGACGGCGGCGATCCTCAACCAGGCGACCGACCGCTCCCTCGTCATCCTCGACGAGATAGGCCGCGGCACGGCGACATTTGACGGTCTTTCGATCGCCTGGGCGGCGGTCGAGCATCTGCATGAGGGCAATCGCTGCCGCGGGCTGTTTGCCACCCATTTCCACGAGCTGACGGTACTTTCAGAAAAGCTCGGGCGACTTTCCAACGCCACCATGCGGGTCAAGGAATGGGACGGCGACGTCATCTTCCTGCACGAGGTCGGCCCTGGGGCCGCTGACAGGTCGTACGGCATCCAGGTCGCGCGCCTTGCGGGCCTGCCGGCCTCGGTCGTTGCCCGTGCCCGCGAGGTGCTCGCCAAGCTCGAGGATGCGGACCGCAAGAACCCGGCAAGCCAGCTTATCGATGATCTGCCGCTGTTCCAGGTGGCGATCCGCCGCGAGGAGAAGGCGAAGGCCGGTCCCTCCAAGGTTGAGGAAGCTTTAAAAAGCCTCAATCCCGATGATATGACCCCGCGCGAAGCGATGGACGCGCTCTATGCATTGAAGAAACAACTTGGCAATGCTTGA